CCCGGTCACCCCGCGGGGGGCGGGTACCGGGCTTAGCGGAGGGGCTTTACCGCAGTTTGGAGGTGTGTTGCTTTCTACCGAGCGAATGAATTCCATCCTGGAAATTGATGAACGCAACCTGCAGGTAACTACCGAGCCGGGAGTGATCACCGAAGTTTTACAAAATGCAGTAAAAGAAAAGGGCTTGTTCTATCCACCCGACCCCAGCAGCCGGGGCAGTTGTTTTATTGGTGGCAATATTGCCGAGAACAGCGGGGGTCCCAAGGCAGTTAAGTATGGCGTGGTAAAGGATTATGTGCTCAACCTGGAAGTGGTTCTTCCTAACGGAGAGATCATCTGGACGGGTGCCAATGTGTTAAAAAATTCCACCGGGTATAATTTAACACAGTTGATCGTGGGCAGTGAAGGAACCCTGGGCATCGTAACCCGGATCGTTCTGAAACTCCTGCCTTATCCAAAATACGACCTGCTGATGCTGGTGCCGTTCAATTCACTGGAAAAAGCGGGGGAGGCAGTAAGTGCGATCTTCCGGGCCGGGTTTACACCCAGCGCCATGGAACTGGTGGAGATAAATGCCCTGAAGATCGTGAGCAGGTTCGTGGACAGTACCGTGGTGCCGGTAACCGATGAAATGGAAGCGCATTTGATCATTGAAGTGGACGGCAATCACCTGGACACCTTGATGAGCGAGATGGAAGCAATTGCTGAATTGCTTACCAGGTATGATTGCGGGGATGTGTTTTTTGCAGACGATGCCCAGCAAAAGGCCGAGTTGTGGAAACTGCGCCGCCGTGTTGCAGAAGCTGTAAAAATAAATGGTTATACCATTGAGGAAGATACGGTGGTGCCCAGGGCCGAATTACCGGCCCTGATACGTGGCGTGAAAGCATTGGGAAAGCAATACAACTTTGAAGTGGTTTGCTACGGCCATGCAGGCGATGGCAACCTGCACATACGCATCAGGAAGCCCGGCAGTATTTACAGCCTGAACAACCCGAATGTGATACCGGCACTAAAGGCCCTGTTTGAACTGGTAAAAAAACTGGGCGGTACCATCAGCGGCGAACATGGCATTGGACTGGTACAGAAAGAATACATGGACATTGTATTTGCCAACGCCAATATGCAACTGATGAAGGGAATAAAAAGAACATTCGACCCCAATAACATTTTAAACAGCGGTAAGATATTTGATGTGGATTAAACCATTCCGGCATTCAACATTCAAAACCGTTGCCAAACGAAAACTAAAAGGACCATGAAAAAACTATTCATTGCAACATTGATCTTAACAGCCTCTTTTTCGGGCTTTGCCCAGGATGAGGAAGAGGAAAAGAAAAGAGGTTTTAAAAAAGAAAACCTGTTTGTAGGCGGAGACCTGACACTCGGGTTCAGTAATGTATATACCGCCATCGGTATAAGCCCCTATTTTGGTTACAGCCTGAACAAATATGTTGACGTTGCTGCATCCT
This sequence is a window from Chitinophagaceae bacterium. Protein-coding genes within it:
- a CDS encoding FAD-binding protein, which produces MQKEGVTADKALQHIGSFKKIVGEAFVFADEQSLNDYAHDETENLHFLPGIVIKPRSAAEISAIMQLCNEHRIPVTPRGAGTGLSGGALPQFGGVLLSTERMNSILEIDERNLQVTTEPGVITEVLQNAVKEKGLFYPPDPSSRGSCFIGGNIAENSGGPKAVKYGVVKDYVLNLEVVLPNGEIIWTGANVLKNSTGYNLTQLIVGSEGTLGIVTRIVLKLLPYPKYDLLMLVPFNSLEKAGEAVSAIFRAGFTPSAMELVEINALKIVSRFVDSTVVPVTDEMEAHLIIEVDGNHLDTLMSEMEAIAELLTRYDCGDVFFADDAQQKAELWKLRRRVAEAVKINGYTIEEDTVVPRAELPALIRGVKALGKQYNFEVVCYGHAGDGNLHIRIRKPGSIYSLNNPNVIPALKALFELVKKLGGTISGEHGIGLVQKEYMDIVFANANMQLMKGIKRTFDPNNILNSGKIFDVD